The Neurospora crassa OR74A linkage group IV, whole genome shotgun sequence genome has a segment encoding these proteins:
- the cut-1 gene encoding HAD-superfamily hydrolase, producing the protein MSGQQSDIVVGIPNPNTKTNPHTPPESPTETQIKALDGVEKQQQQEQPQQLNVAKTRGNSRQDSLTIPLSPSVANHNTIEVPATRSPDAHADLYMHNLSASPSLKERRLSRNSFGASLPIPRSKRQSRLSSVTFPGGVAEALQEASGGTLPLKPTREFLADRVQDIHSEKVEKVKNMSFVFDIDGVLVHGDRLIPEGKKVLDMLNGDNELGIKIPHIFLTNGSGKPELARTEQLSKILQNPISTDQFIQSHTPMRALAEYYNTVLVVGGEGYKCREVAEEYGFKDIVVPNDIVAWDPSIAPYRVFTDEERATSRPRDFTKTNIEAIMVFSDSRDYATDMQIIVDLLRSENGRLGTVAKDPVSQRIPIYFSQGDLLCPTEHPTPRMSQGAFRIGLEAMYKALTGVDLERVVYGKPEMATYKYADEVIASWMEQIHGEEKIPQNIYMVGDNPASDIVGGNLYGWNTCLVRTGVFQGGENDEENPANFGVFANVWEAVTSACRKELGDDFKFKWDDRVNPLNINASAIE; encoded by the coding sequence CAACAGCTCAACGTTGCCAAGACTCGTGGTAACTCCCGCCAAGACTCGCTCACcatccctctttctccttctgtCGCCAACCACAACACCATTGAGGTTCCGGCAACCAGGTCTCCCGATGCCCACGCCGATCTTTACATGCACAACCTTTCCGCTTCCCCATCCTTGAAGGAGCGCAGACTCTCCCGCAACTCGTTCGGCGCTTCGCTTCCCATCCCCCGTTCCAAGCGCCAGTCTCGTCTCAGCAGCGTCACTTTCCCCGGCGGCGTCGCCGAGGCTCTCCAGGAAGCCAGCGGCGGCACCCTTCCTCTCAAGCCTACGCGCGAGTTCTTGGCCGACCGTGTTCAGGACATCCACTCCGAGAAGGtcgagaaggtcaagaacATGAGCTTTGTCTTCGACATTGATGGTGTCCTTGTCCACGGTGATCGTCTGATCCCTGAGGGCAAGAAGGTCTTGGACATGCTCAACGGCGATAACGAGCTTGGCATCAAGATTCCCCACATCTTCCTTACCAACGGCTCTGGTAAGCCCGAGCTTGCCCGTACCGAGCAGCTCTCCAAGATCCTCCAGAACCCCATCAGCACCGACCAGTTCATCCAGTCGCACACCCCCATGCGCGCCTTGGCCGAGTACTACAACACCGTCCTTGTTGTCGGTGGTGAGGGCTACAAGTGCCGCGAGGTTGCTGAGGAGTATGGCTTCAAGGACATTGTCGTCCCCAACGACATTGTTGCCTGGGACCCTTCGATCGCTCCCTACCGCGTCTTCACCGACGAGGAGCGCGCCACTTCCCGTCCCCGCGACTTCACCAAGACCAACATCGAGGCCATCATGGTCTTCTCCGACTCCCGCGACTACGCTACCGACATGCAAATCATTGTCGATCTTCTCCGATCCGAGAATGGTCGCCTCGGCACTGTTGCCAAGGACCCTGTCTCGCAGCGCATCCCCATCTACTTCTCCCAGGGTGATTTGCTCTGCCCTACCGAGCACCCTACTCCTCGTATGAGCCAGGGCGCCTTCCGCATTGGTCTCGAGGCCATGTACAAGGCCCTCACCGGCGTCGACCTCGAGCGTGTCGTCTACGGCAAGCCCGAGATGGCTACCTACAAGTACGCCGACGAGGTCATTGCCTCCTGGATGGAGCAGATCCACGGCGAGGAGAAGATTCCCCAGAACATCTACATGGTCGGTGACAACCCGGCTTCCGACATTGTCGGTGGTAACCTCTACGGCTGGAACACCTGCCTTGTCCGCACCGGTGTTTTCCAGGGTGGTGAGAACGACGAGGAGAACCCGGCCAACTTCGGTGTCTTCGCCAACGTCTGGGAGGCTGTCACTTCTGCCTGCCGCAAGGAGCTTGGTGATGACTTCAAGTTCAAGTGGGATGACCGTGTCAACCCTCTTAACATCAACGCCTCTGCCATTGAGTaa
- the cut-1 gene encoding HAD-superfamily hydrolase, variant, protein MSGQQSDIVALDGVEKQQQQEQPQQLNVAKTRGNSRQDSLTIPLSPSVANHNTIEVPATRSPDAHADLYMHNLSASPSLKERRLSRNSFGASLPIPRSKRQSRLSSVTFPGGVAEALQEASGGTLPLKPTREFLADRVQDIHSEKVEKVKNMSFVFDIDGVLVHGDRLIPEGKKVLDMLNGDNELGIKIPHIFLTNGSGKPELARTEQLSKILQNPISTDQFIQSHTPMRALAEYYNTVLVVGGEGYKCREVAEEYGFKDIVVPNDIVAWDPSIAPYRVFTDEERATSRPRDFTKTNIEAIMVFSDSRDYATDMQIIVDLLRSENGRLGTVAKDPVSQRIPIYFSQGDLLCPTEHPTPRMSQGAFRIGLEAMYKALTGVDLERVVYGKPEMATYKYADEVIASWMEQIHGEEKIPQNIYMVGDNPASDIVGGNLYGWNTCLVRTGVFQGGENDEENPANFGVFANVWEAVTSACRKELGDDFKFKWDDRVNPLNINASAIE, encoded by the coding sequence CAACAGCTCAACGTTGCCAAGACTCGTGGTAACTCCCGCCAAGACTCGCTCACcatccctctttctccttctgtCGCCAACCACAACACCATTGAGGTTCCGGCAACCAGGTCTCCCGATGCCCACGCCGATCTTTACATGCACAACCTTTCCGCTTCCCCATCCTTGAAGGAGCGCAGACTCTCCCGCAACTCGTTCGGCGCTTCGCTTCCCATCCCCCGTTCCAAGCGCCAGTCTCGTCTCAGCAGCGTCACTTTCCCCGGCGGCGTCGCCGAGGCTCTCCAGGAAGCCAGCGGCGGCACCCTTCCTCTCAAGCCTACGCGCGAGTTCTTGGCCGACCGTGTTCAGGACATCCACTCCGAGAAGGtcgagaaggtcaagaacATGAGCTTTGTCTTCGACATTGATGGTGTCCTTGTCCACGGTGATCGTCTGATCCCTGAGGGCAAGAAGGTCTTGGACATGCTCAACGGCGATAACGAGCTTGGCATCAAGATTCCCCACATCTTCCTTACCAACGGCTCTGGTAAGCCCGAGCTTGCCCGTACCGAGCAGCTCTCCAAGATCCTCCAGAACCCCATCAGCACCGACCAGTTCATCCAGTCGCACACCCCCATGCGCGCCTTGGCCGAGTACTACAACACCGTCCTTGTTGTCGGTGGTGAGGGCTACAAGTGCCGCGAGGTTGCTGAGGAGTATGGCTTCAAGGACATTGTCGTCCCCAACGACATTGTTGCCTGGGACCCTTCGATCGCTCCCTACCGCGTCTTCACCGACGAGGAGCGCGCCACTTCCCGTCCCCGCGACTTCACCAAGACCAACATCGAGGCCATCATGGTCTTCTCCGACTCCCGCGACTACGCTACCGACATGCAAATCATTGTCGATCTTCTCCGATCCGAGAATGGTCGCCTCGGCACTGTTGCCAAGGACCCTGTCTCGCAGCGCATCCCCATCTACTTCTCCCAGGGTGATTTGCTCTGCCCTACCGAGCACCCTACTCCTCGTATGAGCCAGGGCGCCTTCCGCATTGGTCTCGAGGCCATGTACAAGGCCCTCACCGGCGTCGACCTCGAGCGTGTCGTCTACGGCAAGCCCGAGATGGCTACCTACAAGTACGCCGACGAGGTCATTGCCTCCTGGATGGAGCAGATCCACGGCGAGGAGAAGATTCCCCAGAACATCTACATGGTCGGTGACAACCCGGCTTCCGACATTGTCGGTGGTAACCTCTACGGCTGGAACACCTGCCTTGTCCGCACCGGTGTTTTCCAGGGTGGTGAGAACGACGAGGAGAACCCGGCCAACTTCGGTGTCTTCGCCAACGTCTGGGAGGCTGTCACTTCTGCCTGCCGCAAGGAGCTTGGTGATGACTTCAAGTTCAAGTGGGATGACCGTGTCAACCCTCTTAACATCAACGCCTCTGCCATTGAGTaa